From the genome of Bactrocera oleae isolate idBacOlea1 chromosome 2, idBacOlea1, whole genome shotgun sequence, one region includes:
- the Alg-2 gene encoding programmed cell death protein 6 — MAYSFQSSVPDQQFLWDVFQRVDKDRSGHISADELQIALSNGTWSPFNPETVRLMIGMFDRENRGTVSFQDFGALWKYVTDWQSCFRSFDRDNSGNIDKEELKTALSSFGYRLSDNLVDILIRKFDRFGKGTILFDDFIQCCIVLYTLTSAFRQHDTDMDGVITIHYEQFLSMVFSLKI; from the exons ATGGCGTATAGTTTTCAATCTTCTGTTCCTGATCAGCAATTTTTGTGGGATGTTTTTCAAAG GGTTGACAAGGACCGTAGCGGACACATTTCGGCCGACGAATTGCAGATAGCTCTTTCAAATGGTACATGGAGCCCATTCAATCCAGAAACTGTTCGTTTAATGATTGGAATGTTTGATCGTGAAAATAGGGGAACAGTTTCTTTCCAAGATTTCGGTGCTCTCTGGAAATATGTTACAGATTGGCAGAGTTGTTTCCGGTCGTTCGATAGAGACAATTCGGGTAATATTGATAAAGAGGAACTTAAAACAGCATTGTCTTCATTTGGTTATCGTTTATCTGACAATCTTGTGGATATTCTAATAAGGAAATTTGATCGATTTGGAAAAGGAACAATACTTTTTGATGACTTCATACAATGTTGTATAGTTTTATAT ACCCTTACATCGGCGTTTAGACAACATGATACAGATATGGATGGTGTTATAACTATACATTACGAACAATTTCTAAGTATggtgttttcattaaaaatatga